A region from the Eriocheir sinensis breed Jianghai 21 chromosome 48, ASM2467909v1, whole genome shotgun sequence genome encodes:
- the LOC126981504 gene encoding uncharacterized protein LOC126981504, protein MFKTVKMAESTREKGVEPRARMDGFSSTLSEYSTTLADMNKALEELQSRRVGLQSVLEGKQKQTANLRAQVDAQRVRERGWKEQENAALLRIKQLNEELDAAKQDLEKVRGRGEELRQLRLKKVSEFEEEMRELYSEFRCLQLLGEGEKGNKEENAELLSHLEKEVAELEEEHAALVADASTNGSLPLNTLQSILNEGSEYLKEIEKEANQFRDKEAALKQQLEALQQKADEAAPQQDVHMSEQ, encoded by the exons ATGTTTAAGACCGTGAAGATGGCCGAGAGCACCAGGGAGAAGGGTGTGGAGCCCCGGGCGAGGATGGACGGCTTCAGCAGCACCCTCAGCGAGTACAGCACCACCCTGGCAGACATG AACAAAGCCTTGGAGGAGCTGCAGAGCCGCAGGGTGGGGCTGCAAAGTGTGCTGGAGGGGAAGCAAAAGCAGACTGCCAATCTAAGGGCACAGGTGGATGCCCAGCGAG TGCGGGAGCGTGgctggaaggaacaggagaatgcAGCCCTCCTGCGGATCAAACAGCTCAATGAGGAACTTGATGCAGCCAAGCAGGACCTAGAGAAGGTCAGGGGACGGGGTGAAGAGCTGCGGCAGCTGAGGCTGAAGAAGGT GAGTGAGTTTGAGGAAGAGATGCGGGAACTCTACTCTGAATTCCGGTGTCTTCAGCTGCTGGGGGAG GGTGAGAAagggaacaaggaggaaaatgCAGAGCTACTGTCTCACCTGGAGAAGGAAGTGGCAGAGTTGGAAGAGGAACATGCGGCACTTGTTGCTGATGCCAGTACTAACGGAAGTCTTCCGCTGAACACCCTGCAATCCATCCT AAATGAGGGTAGTGAATACCTgaaggaaattgaaaaggaagCCAATCAGTTTAGGGATAAGGAGGCAGCCCTGAAGCAGCAGCTGGAAGCCCTGCAACAAAAAGCAGATGAAGCTGCTCCACAGCAAGACGTTCACATGTCAGAACAGTGA